CGACCGGACCGCCATCGAGGATGGCCGTGACCAGGTGGTCGACGAGCCGGACGAACGAGACGCCCCACAGCGTGACGTAGTTCATGCCGGGGGGCGGGGCCAGCGTCTCCGGCGCGGTCAGCTCCGCCAGCTCCTGGCCCTTTCGCGCGCCCCAGAGGCGTTCGGACTCGTCGAGGACGAGCGTGCCTTCGTCGCCCCACACTTCGACCCTGGGACCGCGCGCGTGGGCGGTCACGACGCTGGCGAGGATCGTTCCGACGGCGCCGGCCGCGAACCGGAGGGAGAAGACGGTGAAGTCGTCGGCTGTCGCCGCCCGGCGCCCCGACCCGTCGGGGAGCGGCCGCTCCTTGACATACGTCTCGGTGGTGCCGCAGACCGCCTCGATCTCGCCGAGACAGTAGCGGAGCAGGTCGATCTGGTGCGAGCCCACGGCTCCCAGGAGCCCGCCTCCCTGCGCGGCATCCGCCCACCAGGTCCAGGGCCGGCTCGGGTCGGCGCGGCCGGGGCCGACCAGCGTCAGCAGCGCATGCCGGGGCTGCCCGACGAAGCCGTCGGCGATGAGGGCTCGGACCTTGCGCCGGTTCGGGTTGAAGCGGAGCTCGTGGTCGATGACGTGCACGACTCGCGCGCGCTCGGCGACGTCCAGCATCTCCGCCGCCTCGGCCGTCGAGAGCGCCATCGGCTTCTCACAGAGGACGTGGCGCTTGGCGGCCACGGCCGCCAGCGTCATCGGGTGGTGCAGGGATGGGGGCGCCGTGATGCTCACCAGATCGAGATCGGCGGCCGCGAGCTCGTGATAGGTGGCGAAGGCGTGCGGGACCCCGAAGCTCTGGGCGACGGCTCGCGCCCTGTCCGGCTGGCCGCTCGCCACCGCCACCACCTCGGCGCGAGGGTGAGCCTGGAAGGCCGGAATCTGCACCGTGCTGCCGAACCCGGTCCCGATGACGCCGACCCGGAGCTTCTTGGCCCTCATCCGCGTACCTCCTTCCGTGACGCCGCTCCGACACCC
This portion of the Candidatus Methylomirabilota bacterium genome encodes:
- a CDS encoding Gfo/Idh/MocA family oxidoreductase, which codes for MRAKKLRVGVIGTGFGSTVQIPAFQAHPRAEVVAVASGQPDRARAVAQSFGVPHAFATYHELAAADLDLVSITAPPSLHHPMTLAAVAAKRHVLCEKPMALSTAEAAEMLDVAERARVVHVIDHELRFNPNRRKVRALIADGFVGQPRHALLTLVGPGRADPSRPWTWWADAAQGGGLLGAVGSHQIDLLRYCLGEIEAVCGTTETYVKERPLPDGSGRRAATADDFTVFSLRFAAGAVGTILASVVTAHARGPRVEVWGDEGTLVLDESERLWGARKGQELAELTAPETLAPPPGMNYVTLWGVSFVRLVDHLVTAILDGGPVAPAATFRDGLVVQRVMDAVRATAQTGWARVSLSEGR